From one Lotus japonicus ecotype B-129 chromosome 3, LjGifu_v1.2 genomic stretch:
- the LOC130743735 gene encoding uncharacterized protein LOC130743735, which produces MNMKSPHTVKEIQQLAGRMAAIDRFLPKAALRALPLYTLLKKGAIFEWSKEADTAFTQLKEILSSPPILTSPRPGETLYLYLAVQENAVSSVLVREEERFQLPVYFVSRSLKGAELRYQMLEKVALTLLTTARRLRRYFQAHRIVVRTDQPVRQVLHKPDLAGRMVSWSIELSEHDIRYEPRRAIKAQVLADFLDELTDEEEPPAETTWVVNVDGSSNKEGGGAGIVLQSSTGMVVEQSLRFNFPTTNNQAEYEACIARLVTARDLGAKEILVYCDSLLVVSQAKGEAQAKDPVLEQYLARLKQLASTFTKVEFRHVLRAQNDRADTLAKLASTGKPGLNGTVIQGTLALPYVADPNRPSGQVSMPVDMDEDWRSPIFKYLRTGWFPEDKTEARKLVRAAYVLAEIHEGSCGHHPGGRSLARKVLRAGYYWPTVEKDAADHVKQCDPCQRHADLHNAPPARLSSLVSPWPFHQWGMDLLGPFDTAPGQLKHLVVAVDYYTKWIEAEPLAKITSARVQRFFYKNVISMFGVPGVLVTDNETQFTSKGFRDLMDELHIKQRFTSVEHPQTNGQAESANRVILRGLRKRLGKAKGDCAEQLDHVLWAYRTTPHSTTGESPYRLTFGTEAVIPAEIGEPSARTAGFDPDQNDQLIEEDLDLLAERRAVANCRELIAKQHAAVRYNKKVVHRSFSVGDLVLRNASIGARSIERGKLAANWEGPYRVTEATGTGAYKLETLAGKEIPRTWNATNLRRYYS; this is translated from the exons ATGAATATGAAGAGCCCGCACACCGTCAAAGAAATCCAGCAGCTAGCGGGTCGCATGGCCGCAATCGACCGTTTTTTGCCAAAGGCCGCTCTCCGGGCACTGCCTCTTTACACACTTTTAAAGAAGGGAGCAATTTTTGAATGGTCGAAGGAGGCCGACACGGCATTCACCCAACTGAAGGAGATCCTTTCGTCCCCTCCTATTCTGACCAGCCCTAGACCAGGGGAGACGTTGTACCTATACTTGGCAGTGCAGGAAAATGCAGTAAGTTCCGTTCTGGTTAGAGAAGAAGAGAGATTCCAACTACCTGTCTACTTTGTCAGCCGATCATTGAAGGGTGCGGAGCTCCGGTATCAGATGTTGGAGAAAGTAGCGCTGACCCTGCTGACCACAGCTCGGCGGCTGCGAAGGTACTTTCAGGCTCATCGCATCGTAGTACGCACCGACCAACCAGTCCGGCAGGTCCTCCATAAACCCGACCTGGCCGGTCGAATGGTTAGCTGGTCCATCGAGCTCTCCGAGCATGACATCCGCTACGAACCCAGGAGAGCCATTAAAGCACAAGTCCTTGCTGACTTCTTAGACGAACTCACAGACGAAGAAGAGCCCCCCGCCGAGACTACATGGGTAGTCAACGTAGATGGCTCGAGTAACAAGGAAGGTGGCGGGGCCGGAATCGTCTTGCAAAGTAGCACCGGGATGGTGGTCGAGCAATCCCTCCGCTTTAACTTCCCCACCACAAACAACCAAGCCGAGTACGAGGCCTGCATCGCGAGACTGGTCACAGCCCGCGACCTGGGAGCGAAGGAAATCCTAGTCTACTGCGACTCGCTTCTGGTCGTCTCGCAAGCAAAGGGAGAAGCTCAAGCTAAGGATCCCGTATTGGAACAGTACTTAGCCCGTTTGAAGCAACTAGCCTCGACCTTCACGAAGGTAGAATTTCGTCACGTCCTCAGAGCCCAAAATGATCGCGCTGACACTCTGGCCAAACTGGCCAGCACCGGGAAACCCGGTCTAAATGGGACGGTCATTCAAGGAACCCTGGCCCTCCCTTATGTCGCCGACCCCAATCGTCCATCGGGACAAGTGTCAATGCCTGTCGATATGGATGAAGACTGGAGGTCCCCAATCTTCAAGTACCTCAGAACCGGATGGTTTCCAGAAGACAAGACCGAAGCCAGGAAGTTGGTCAG AGCGGCTTACGTCTTAGCGGAAATCCACGAGGGTAGCTGCGGCCACCATCCGGGGGGACGCTCTCTTGCTAGAAAAGTGCTCCGAGCCGGTTATTACTGGCCCACCGTGGAGAAAGACGCTGCGGATCATGTTAAGCAGTGCGACCCATGCCAGAGGCACGCTGACCTGCACAACGCTCCCCCTGCACGTCTTTCATCTCTGGTCAGTCCTTGGCCTTTTCACCAGTGGGGAATGGATTTATTAGGCCCGTTCGACACAGCCCCTGGTCAGCTCAAACACTTGGTTGTGGCAGTGGATTACTACACAAAGTGGATCGAGGCCGAGCCGCTAGCGAAAATTACCTCAGCTCGGGTACAACGCTTCTTCTACAAGAACGTCATTAGTATGTTCGGGGTCCCCGGAGTCCTGGTCACAGACAATGAGACTCAATTTACCTCTAAAGGGTTTAGAGATCTCATGGACGAGCTACACATCAAACAGCGGTTTACCTCCGTCGAACACCCCCAGACAAACGGGCAGGCAGAGTCGGCCAACAGAGTCATCCTCCGAGGCCTCCGAAAAAGGTTGGGAAAGGCCAAAGGCGACTGCGCCGAACAACTCGACCACGTCCTGTGGGCATACCGCACTACTCCGCACTCGACTACTGGGGAGAGCCCGTACCGCCTCACCTTTGGCACAGAAGCAGTTATCCCAGCTGAGATAGGAGAACCGAGCGCTCGAACGGCTGGATTCGACCCCGACCAAAACGACCAACTCATAGAGGAGGATCTTGACCTCCTGGCTGAAAGAAGAGCAGTCGCCAACTGCAGAGAGCTGATCGCAAAACAACATGCGGCTGTTCGCTACAACAAGAAAGTAGTTCACCGCTCCTTTTCCGTTGGGGACTTGGTCCTCCGGAATGCCAGCATCGGAGCACGTTCGATCGAGCGCGGAAAGCTAGCAgccaactgggaaggcccttataGAGTGACCGAAGCAACTGGCACAGGAGCGTACAAGCTGGAAACTCTAGCAGGAAAAGAGATTCCCCGCACCTGGAATGCAACCAATCTGAGAAGATACTACAGCTAG